CTTCTCTGCCACCATGCACGAGGGGGAGTTCGGTGCAGCCCTTGCCTCCCGGGAGATCCAGCACATAACCGAGATCCCTGAGGAAACAGTGTTTACCCTCTCTACCGTGAGTGGCGATATCCGACCAAAGGATATCCTCACCATCCCCATCCTCTCCGAAACAGAAGTCGTTGCCATCATCTCCCTTGCAAACGTCCGGGCCTATCCGGCAGAGACAATCGGCCTCATCGATGACACACAGGGCCTCATAACCGCCCGGTTAATCGGGTTGCTGGCGTTCCAAAAAATTCAGGAATTCTCAGAAACCCTCGAAGAGCAGAACCGGGAACTCAACGAGACGTCACGGGAGCTCGCATTCCAGGCAGACGAACTGCGTGAGCATAACATCGAGCTTGACATGCAGAAGAAGCAGCTGGATGAAGCAAACCGGGCAAAGACAGTCTTCCTCTCGAACATGAGCCACGAGCTCCGGACCCCGCTCAACTCAGTGATCGCACTCTCAGGGGTCCTGAACCGCCGGCTCCGGGGCACCATCCCCGAAGAGGAGTACAGTTACATCGATGTGATCCTACGCAACGGCAGGCACCTCCTGGCGCTGATCAACGACATTCTGGACATCGCCCGAATCGAATCCGGCCGGGAGGACATCAGCCTCAGGACATTTCCGGTGCCGGAGCTTGTCAGCACGGTTGTGGAACGGATCGGGCCACAGGCAGTGGAGAAGGGGATCACGCTGCAGAAACAGGTAAGTCCGGATCTTCCCTCCATGACCAGTGACTTTGGCAAGTGCCAGCATATCCTTGAAAACCTGGTAGCAAATGCCGTCAAGTTCACCGAAGAGGGTGAAGTGACGGTCTCAGCCACCGTCACAGACGACGAGGTGCACATCGCGGTCACCGACACCGGCATCGGGATTCCGGAAGACCGGATAGACATCATCTTCGACGAGTTCCGGCAGGCCGATGAGAGGGTTGCACGCCAGTATGGCGGGAGCGGTCTCGGCCTTTCGATTGCCAATAAATACGCCATCCTCCTCTCCGGCAGCATCGCAATTGAGAGTATGCCCGGGAAGGGATCTACGTTTACCCTCACCCTCCCGCTCACCATCACCCTGCCCATGGCCGGGACACAGGAGGCTACCACCGATTGGAGGGTCGGCGAGCAGGGAGATCCCGCACACCCATCCCCGGCACACTCCGGTGTGGGAAAGACCATCCTCATCGTGGAAGACAGCGAACCGGCCATCATCCAGATAAAGGACCTGCTGGAAGAAGAGGGGTACCACATCAGGGTGGCACGGAACGGGAAGGAGGCCCTGGAAGAGATCAATCGTGAGTTGCCGGACGCGATGATCCTCGACCTGATGATGCCCGAGGTGGACGGCTTTACTGTCCTGAGGATGATCCGGAGCGGCGAACAGATCACCCGCATCCCGGTGCTCATCCTGACAGCGAAACACATCACGAAAGAAGAACTCTCGTTTTTGGAGGGGAACGGCATCCACCAGCTCATCCAGAAGGGGGATATCGACCGTAAGAGTCTCCTTGCGGCGGTGGAGAGGATGGTTTCAGAACCGGTGGAACAGGTGAGTCCGAAGCCCGTACAATCCCCCCGGCACGAGGTGCGGGACCGGCCGGTCATCCTCATTGTGGAGGACAACGCCGACAACATGATGACGGCACAGGCCCTGCTCCGTGAACATTACACCCCCATCGGGGCTGCGGACGGCCAGTCCGGCATCGATATGGTACGAAAAGAGATGCCGGACCTGGTCCTGCTCGATATATCACTTCCGGGCAAAGACGGATTCGAGGTCTGCAGGATACTGAAGCAGGACGAGGAACTCCGGCACATCCCGGTCATCGCCCTGACCGCCCGGGCGATGAAAGGTGACCGGGCGGACATCCTCTCCCGCGGCTTCGATGGCTACCTCTCCAAACCAGTGGACGCAGAACTTTTGGAACAGACGATCAGGAGGACTCTCTATGGAGTATAACGACCCGACTATCGTCGCCATTGATGATATCAGCGACAACCTTGTGGTATTGAAAGCCTTTGTACTCGATGCCTTTCCTCGTGCCCGTGTTTTTACTGCGCAGAATGGAGAGAAAGGCATCGAGCTGGCCCGTGAACACAACCCCGACCTCATCCTCCTCGACATCGTCATGCCGGGCATGGACGGCTTTGAGGTCTGCAGGATACTGAAGCAGGATGAGGAACTCCGGCACATCCCGGTGGTCTTCCTCACCGCACTCCGGGGTGACCGGAAGAGCCGCATACGTGCACTGGATTTGGGAGGGGAGGCCTTCATCTCCAAACCCTTTGATGATGCGGAATTCATCGCCCAGATCCGGGCCATGGTGAAGATCAAGGCGGCGAACGAACGGGAACAGGACGAGAAGAAGTACCTTGCCAGAATCGTTGATATGCGGACCGTCGAGCTCAAAGAGGAACTGGCAGAACGCAGAAGAATCGAGCAGAAACTGCTGGACCATCAGGCCGAACTGGAACTGCAAAACAAAGAACTCATCAACGCAAGGCAGACAACAGACAAACTCCGCCAGGAGTATCAGACACTCTTTGATGTAGCACCGGTCGGATATCTGGCACTCGGCCCAAACAGTATGATTCTTCGGTGCAACCACCGTGCCGCCGAACTCTTTGGCACCACCAAAGAACACCTGACCGGAAGGCATCTTGCTATGTTTCTGGACCAGGCAACTCTTCCTGCCTTCAACACGTTTATTGAGGATTGCTGCAACAAAGAAACGAACCGGCTCTGTGAATTTATCTCTCGTTCAGGCCATACATTGCTCACAGATCCAGGGCATCTGCACTTTTTCGGCCAGGGTATTCAATCAGAACATGATTCCCATCATTGTATTGTGGCCATCAGTGATGTAACAGAACTACACCAGTCCCAGGATGCACTCCGGGAGGTCAACAGAAAACTCCACCTCCTCTCGAACATAACCAGGCACGATATTTTAAACCAGGTCATGGTACTTGCCGCAAGTCTGGAGCTCATCCGGATTAAAAAAGAGGATAATTCACCGATCGATGAGGATCTTGCCAGGTGTGAATCAGCAAGGGAAGCAATTGCTCATCTTATTACGTTTACCCGTAGCTATGAGAATCTTGGTGTGAAAAAACCCGTGTGGCAGTCTGCCAGGACTGTTGTTGAAAGAGTTCAGAAAACGACGACAATTCCGGTCACCGTTGACCATTCACTGGATCCCATCGAAGTGTATGCCGACACGATGCTGGAGAGCGTGTTCTCCAACCTGTTTCAAAACGCCGAACAACATGGGGGCCACATCAGCGGAATTACCCTCTCATTTCACCAAAAAGGCCGGAAAGGCATTCTTGTGGTTGAGGACGACGGCATTGGCATTCCGGATGACATGAAAGAACAGATCTTCGAACGGGGCGTGGGGGAAGGAACCGGACTGGGACTCTTCTTCTGCTCGGAAATTCTGGAGATTACGGGCATAAGCGCCTGTGAGACTGGAATACCGGGGAAAGGAGCTCGTTTTGAACTGCACATTCCTGTAGGGGTATGGAGGAACCCAAATCAAGTACCCTGATCTGTGCAGCCAGAGTGCCGAAATGGGTAATGGAGATACGTATCCGGTCAGGCGAAAGAAAAATCTCCATCATTCATCACCCATATCAATGGCCACACTGGTCACCCTCTCCACAGGAGCACATAAGCATTTTTCTCTCAGGTTCTGCCCCTCCCGTCTGCCTTTCCCAGCTAATATTCTCCTGCAGACTCGCCCTCCTCTTCTTCAACAGAAACCAGCACCAGATTCTTCAAAAACCTCTCCGCCCAGTGGCCTTCTTCTGCCGAATCCGCTCCAGCTCCTCAAGGAGTTTGTATTCGATATGCCGGAAAAACACCGTATCATCGCATAATTATGCTTCACAGCCCTTTCCCTGAAAACGAATAATTGCAGGGATATTGTCCCGGACTGCCTTTTTGTATTCTTTCTGTGTAGTGATGGTGCATACCCCAAACCAATTTTATTGCTTCTTTTGCCTGCCGCACGCCACATAATATCCCGCAAGCAGCACAATTCCCGCAATCACCGCAAGGGCTACCGGGTTCATCAGAGCGTCTTTCACCGGATCGCCGGATATCCCGTCCACCTGTAGCACAATCTGGTCAGAGAGAATAAGGGTATCCGTTTCGTCCCGGAATTTGATCTCACTGTTCAGGCCGTAGGGCACATCAAGTGAGCCGGATGCAAGCATAATCGTGAAGTTAGCCGGTTTCGTCTCATTCGGCGCCATATCACCCAGAATAGCCGTATCCACCGACGCACTCAGCGGTTCGGCCGGCACAATCCGGGCCCGTGCATCATACGCCGGTGCATCCCCGGTATTTTTGAATGTCACCCGGATGGTCTCTGACTCGCCGGGCACAATTTCAACCGGACCGGAGACAATCGCAAAGGATGCCCCGGTTCCCACCGGTATGCCAATTCTCTCAGATACCGATTTCTGTGCCTCACCCACTTCATCCGTGTAGACAATCATCACTTCCTCCGGGTAGGTGCCTGCACTGACTGCCTCATTCACGGATGCGGTAAACGTCACCGTCCGCACCGCACCGGGAGGGAAGTCACCGATGTACACTCCGCCGTCCACCAGATGGAATACACCGGAAACGGCGGAAAGTTCCGCCGCAGACAACATGCCCTCCCCGTATCCCACATTCTTCAGGGAGACCGTGATCGTTCCCGTCTGTCCGGCGTTCAGATTGTCCGTATCAATGGAGAGAATCTCCGGCTTCACCATCCCTTTCACACGCACCGGAACCTCCAGAGAGACCGTCCTCTTCTCATAGGTATACTCCCACTGCCCGGAGGGGAGCATGTGCTGGGCCGCCGCATAGTGATAATCGGCAGTGACATTGATCATATAGGACCCTGCAGGAGCATTCTCATCCACATGGGCAAATACCGTACACGGTCGGCTCACACCGGCAGGGATATCACCGATAAGATACGGTTCCGAGTGCACAGCAAGAGGTGCACCTGCGACATCAAGCCCTGCAACAGTACCCAGTGCTGTCGTCGGATTGATGGAGAAGGGCGTGTATTCCCATTCCCGTAAGGCAGCAGTGTCCACCCCCTGATTTTCAACAACAACGTCGAGCCGGATATCAGTCCCCGGATAGAACTCATTCGTCCCAGAGAGCGTCGCATACAGAGACGGCTCACTCCGGATAAACTCCTCACCGGCACCGCACACCGGGCCAATATATGCACAGATGAGAAGAACAGCAAGAATACCATACAGGAAAACCCGTCCGGCCCCCCGATACTTCCTGACTGCGACAGAACAGGGCAGCATACCCCCACACCTCACGAGTCCTGCCTTCCGCTGTGCTGTTTCCTGCGGAGAAGATACCATCCGCCACCTGCAACCACCAGCACGCCGATGATCGCGATGATGTACATCCCGGTGTTGTCCGCCGGTTGCACATCCACGATGACCTTCACCGTATCAGAAACATAATTGTTGTTGAGGGAATCGGTGTACCGAATCTCTGAATCCAGTGAATATTTTTTGATGGTCGCCGCCTTGTCCACCTGGATGCGGTAGACAGCCTCAGCCGACTCTCCGGGTTTCATGTCACCAAGATATACATTGGAATCTGTACTGGAGAAGGGGTCTACGACGCTGATTCTGCCCTGTGCCTGGTACGCAGTCGCCGCACCCGTATTCTTATAGGTCACATGGATCAGGTTCTCGTCGCCCGCTTCAGCCGCGGCAGGCTCACTCACCACATCAAAGGTGATCTTCCCAAGGAAATCCACCCCGATTAGAACAGGACTCGTCATGGCATCCATTCCCTCATAGTCCTTGTACACCCCAAAGACCGTTAGTGGATACTGCTGTGTCGCATCCGCGTCCTGCGATACCGATACCTTCACCCGCGGTGTAATAGTCTCCCCGGCGGCGAAATCACCGATATAGATATTGCCCTCAACCGGGGTGAGCGGCCCGTATCCGCCCGGTTCAATATACAGGGCAAAATGGGAGGCGTTATCTGTCCCTGTGTTTGTAACAGACATCGTGACATACCCTTCTCCCCCGGCATTCACGTCAGAAGACTGCACGTCAGTCACCGCAAGGATAACAGACGGAGTGACAACAACCGTCACCGGGATCTCTTCAGTGACTGTTTTAAAGTGGTAGGTGATGGCATCCAGTCCCGACTGGTCGTATGACTGCATATATTCATACTCCACGCGGGCCGTCATCGCATAAGTGCCGGCAGGGGCGTTATCCGGGACGTGGATATCGAAGGATGCCTCCTCTACAATCCCTGACGGAAGGAGACCGATCACCTGGGTATCAGACTTCACTGTGACAGGACTGTTCCCCGGCAGGAGGGTCACCTTTACCGAACGTGCCGTCGTGGGCAGATAGTCAGGAGTCACATACCGCAACTGCACCAGTTTCATATCAATGAGCCCCCGGTTTTCAACAAGAAGGGGCAGTACTGCATCCGAATCGGGGCTGAACTGATTGCTCCCGGATACAGAAACAGAGATGACAGGACCTTCGGTGAAAATTTTCTCTCCCGCAAGTCCGGGCGATACTGCCAGTGCCAGGAGAAGAAGACCGGCAGTCACAGTGAGATATATTGCTTTCATAGATACACCAGCATTTACCGAAACACCTTTTGTCAGAACAAAACCATCGGTTCCGGTACTAACACTATTATACGTTCTCTTTAAACATCTTTACATAATAGAACCCTGATTCTGAGAATTATTTAAGGATAAATAGGAATCATACAGTTAAATCATAATTTGATAACAAACCGGACAGATTTCAGCCTGATACGGAAGATCAGGGAGAATCCGACGGAACCACACACAGGACGGTGCACACCATCACAAAGAGCATTCCTTCATTATACAGCAGTCTTGCAGGGGCCATCTACCGCCATCACCGAATTGTTCTTGCAGGTATGCTCATCCTCTTTTTTGCAGGAATAATTGCTGCAACCGGCATCCAGTTTCAGTCATCTTCTGACCAGTACCTGGACAAATCAACGCCGAAGGGGATACTCTACGACCAGTACAACGAGCAGTTCGTCTCTGACACATACATTCTCCTCATCCAGACAGCAGATCCTGCGGACTATTCCCTGTTGCAGGATCTGCTGATACTGGAAGAAGAGATTAAACGCCTTGAATACGTAACGGACACAAATTCTCTCGCCGATGTCCTGATAACAGCGAATGGCGGCGTGATGCCACAGAACCCACAAACGAACAAAGATGTCATCGCACTCCTTCCTGCTGAACTGCGCGACACCTTCATCCCGGACAGTCAGACAGGACTTTTATACGTCTCAATCAAACAGGGCATATCAACCGATGTCTCACAGGCAATCCTCCCCAATCTTGAAACACTCACTACAGAAGCGGATCTGCCACCGGGAACCACCATTGATGTGACCGGTGCGACACCCTACAATGTCGAACTGCAAAACGACATGGTCATGTCAGGAGTGGTCCTTATCGTGGGTGCACTCGTCTTGATGATGATCGTCTTGTTCGTCCTCTTCTCCAATATGCGGCACTGGTATCTTCCGCTCATTCTCCTCACATTCGGGCTCGTTTACACTTTTGCCATGCTGAGCCTTCTGGGTGTGAAGATCAATAACGGGGCAATTGCGTCATTCCCCATTCTTCTCGGTCTTGGCATTGACTATGCCGTTCAGTTTCATGCACGCTTTGATGAGGAACGGCGGGAAGGAGTGCCAATGGAGCGTGCCACAAAAGACACGCTGAAGAATACCGGGCCTGCGGTATTGCTTGCGATGCTTGCAACCTCTATGGGATTCATCGCGATGTTCATCTCGCCGGTGCCCATGATCAGGACGTTTGCCGTCGTCTCCATCATCGGGGTCGTCTGCTGTTACCTGACCTCCCTCTTCGGATTTCCCGCCCTTGCCGCCCTCTTCGGCTATATCCCAAAAACCGGGAAACCGACAACAATGATGCGGGTGATGACCCGCTATACTCATCTCCTTGAAGGTGTGGTTGCACGGGTTTCCAGTTCAGCCATCCCGATCCTCATCGTGGCCGTGGTCATTGCCTTTGCAGGCATCTCACTGGACCCTTCCATCCCCATTGACACCGACACAAAGTCCATGGCGCCTGCGGACCTTCCCGCCCAGATTGCTCTTGACAAGGTGCAGGATGTACGGGGATCTGTGACGCCATTCCCACTCTACATCCGCGGCGATGACCTCAAAAGCCTTGAAGCCATCCGGTGGATTGACGCATTCAGCACCAAGGCTGTTTCAGACCACGCTGAACTAACCAAAGCAGACAGTATCGCATCACTCGTCCGCAAACAAAATGGCGGTGTGATGCCGGACAATCAGGGCACCCTAAACGCAGTCCTCGCATCCATTCCTGATTCCAAAAAAGACCCCTATCTGGAGGGAGACTCTGAAGCAGCCATCTCCTTTACCACGCTCATCCTCACCATCGATGAACAGAACGAACTCAAAAAGCAGGTCATGGCAGACGTCGTCTGGTCAGAACCCCCGCCCCACATCGAGGTATACCCAACTGGCGACTTTGACCTCTACACAAACCTCATGGACATGATCGCATCCAGCAAAGAGGCGATGACCAACCTCGGGTTTGTCCTCATATTCCTCTTTCTGATTCTCGCCTACCGGAAAATCTATGCCATAACACCTGTCGTCCCCATCATCTGCATTGTCGGCTGGAATGCGGTTGCAATGATCCTTATAAACCTCCATTACAACCCGATCAGTGCCTGTCTCGGCTCGATGACTATCGGGGTGGCGGCAGAGTATACGATTCTTGTGATGGAGCGGTTCACCGAGGAAAAGGAGCAGGCCGGTGACCCTGCAGATGCCATCCGCACATCTGTCGAGAAGATCGGGTCTGCCGTGACGGTTTCAGGCCTCGTCACTGCAGGAGGATTTTCCGCACTCATGCTCTCGGTCTTCCCGATTGTCTCCAGTTTCGGTCTCTCAACCGTGATTGCAGTATTGTTCTCCCTCGTCGGTGCCATCGTGATCATGCCTGCGGTACTCACCGTGATGGTCACGACAGAAAAATGGCTCAGAAAACAGAGAGAAATTGGTCTGCCCGACAACTCTTCCGGCGACCACTAATTCCCGGATTATTTTTCAGGATAGCTTAATACCCACAGGAAGGTATCCAGCCCGTGCATCAGACGCCCAGTCGCATCTGCGAGCCGTTCTTTTCCGTATCAGGGAGAGAAGATGTGCCATTTTGCATCCTGGAAGGTTCAGGATAGCGGAACACCGGTCCTTTCACTTTCGGTCCGAACCGCCCTTCCCCCGGTACCGTATCTTCAATATCGGATGCCACCTCATGGAGGAGGGCACTGGTATTGTCTGCCATATGAACCGTCCATGCCTCAACCGTCTGGGGTTTCGGGTCCCCGTGTTCACCATGATGGGTCTGAACAATGTGGAGCAGGTGGCTCAAATCCTGTCCGCCCACCCCAACATCCTGTGCGGCCTGCTCAACAATGGAGATTCCCGGGCTGATATGACCCCGGAGGAAATATATCGGCAGTTGGGAATACGAGAATCCCTGCTCTGCAAAACAGACCGCCTTTCCCACGTCATGCATGAGCGCTCCGGCGACAGCGACATCACGGTCAGCAGTGATCCCTTCCGTTCCGGTAAGGATGGACTCCGTATATCGGACGACTTCCAGTGTGTGCTCGGCAAGTCCGCCACGATAGGCATGATGTTTACCCCGTGCGGCAGGGACGAAAAAGAAGGAGTCATAGGTCGCAAAGACCCGCTCCACGATGTCACGCAGCCCCTGACGGCCGATGCCCGCCGCCATACGGAGGATGTCTTCACGGTTTTTCGTGCAATTGGCAGGAGAAAAGACAAAGTCACCGGGTTCAAGCAGGAAATGATCCACGGGCCCATGGGCGATATGGTCGATCCCATCGTTTATGCTCATCTGCAGTTCACCGTTGTAGACCGAAGCCTGCCCATCGATCCGGTAGACCATCCCGTCACAGATGGCGTCATAGGCTATCTGCACCCGTTCGTTCTGCCCATTGACCCCCCAGATCTTGCATGCCATCTCACCTGTCGCATCACTGATGGTGCAGGTGATATACTGCCCGCGTTTGCCCTCCCGGATATCTGCATTACTGATGACAAAGAGATCATCAACCGAATCCCGGTCCGCAACCGACTGAATGGTAAATTTCTTTTCCATAATCCCGTCTCTCCTTCTAACTGGTTGTATTGATTTTATTTCGGGGTTGTTTTTGTCACAGATTGTTCATTCTGAGATATTTCTGCAACAGATACGGGTCTGCCCAGCCGTACCTGCACCAGCCCTTTCAGCATGGCAACGCCAGTCGTACTACTGACACGTGAATCGGGCTGGTCCTTCCAGCGGATAGGCACTTCCCGCACCTCATATCCCTGCTTTTTCATCTGCCACAGGAGTTCAACATCAAACTCAAATCCCCGGGACAGAACCGATGGCAACACTGTTTGCACCACTTTTGTCCGGAAGACCTTCGCACCGCACTGGGTGTCCCGGTAGGGCAGGCCAAAGACAATGCGGACAAATATATTGAAGAGCCTGCTCTGCACCTGCCGTCCCATACTCTGCCGTACCGGCACACAGGCTCCTTCAATCCACCGTGACCCGATGGCCCCGTCGGTGTCTGCCAGAGTGGCAAAGAGCCGTTGCATCTCCGGGACGGTCGTCGACCCGTCAGCATCCATGAACCCGACATACAGGGTCTCTGCCTCTATCAGTCCGGCTGCAACACCACCCCCCTTACCCAGACGCTCAGGATATTCTCTGCAGTCCATCCGGCAGGAAGGGTGCTTCTGTGCAAAGGCGCGGACAACGCCTGCAGTATCATCATCACCATCACAAACGACAATGACAGGCCCCCGGTATGCTGCAAACCCTTTGAGCAGACCCCCAATCCGGTTCGCTTCGTTATAGGCCGGAATGATGATGGTGCACTCCTCTTCACTAACCGTCATACGGGTCAGATGCAGGAAAGTGCGCTGATGATCTCTTCTGCAAATGCTCCGGCAGCCTGCGGACCGTTTGCGGTAATAATAGTGTCATCTGTTACGACCGGAATGTCAGTCATGATGACGCCCTTATCAGCAAATGCTTTCTCTGAAAGACGGGTCTTAAAGACCGTGGCCTGCCGCCCTTCGAGGATACCTGCATAGGCAAGGACCACCGGCGCGAGGCAGATCGCGGCAACCACTTTTCCGTCGTCATACATTGTTTTGACAAGGACACGCAGGTCTGCATCTGTCCAGAGATACTCGGCAGCACCGGCACCTCCGACGATGACAATCCCATCATACAGAGACGCATCGCTATCCTGTATTGACTGCGTCACCTCAACCGTCTCTCCCAGCATACCCATACAGGACCCCGGAACATCGGTGGCTACATCGTAGGCGATCCCTGCTTCGGTAAAGGTCTGTGCAGGAATCAGATATTCCTCATCCCTGAACTTTTCGTGTGCAATGACCATGAGCAGTTTCATACCATTTAGGTCGTCACCAAAGGTTCATTAATTATGCGCAGCAGGTAACGGTAAAAAGCCGAATGCATAAAGGGAAAGACCACACACGTACCCATGTATGAGTTATCTCGAAGAGATCTCCATGAAAGGCCGGGACGCAAACCCCTTCTTCCGGATGATGGGAATTGATATTGTATCATACGGCGAGGGGCAGGCAATCCTCACTATGGACGTTCGGCCCGATATGATGAACGGCGATGGATGGCTGCAGGGTGGAATCTATACTGCTCTTGCAGACGAGGCGATGGCGCTTGCCCTCTTCACCATGCTGACAGAGAGAGAAATTACCGCAACCATCAGTGAATCAACCTCCTTTTACCGGGGAGTCCGTGACGGCACCATTCTGGCGGAGGGCACTGTTATCCGGAAGGGCAGAAAAGTCGCCTTCACCAAAGGAGTGGTCAGGCAACCGGGAGAGGATGGAACAATACTGGCAGAATCCTCCGCATCCTTTGCTGTGATAGAACAGCAATAATACCACAATATTTTCTCCAATTCCATTATGGTACCGATCCCAATACGTCCCTTTCCCATATCTATGCACAGAGAGAGCAAAACGGGGGTACACCTGGTAGCCCAGATACCCATGTTTCCGGAAAAAATCCCCCTCTGAAAAAGGAATTCACGCAATTATCTTTATCCTGTCAAAACTTGTATCTACCAGTGTAGTGATGGAAGTGTTAAC
Above is a window of Methanogenium organophilum DNA encoding:
- a CDS encoding HD domain-containing protein, producing the protein MEKKFTIQSVADRDSVDDLFVISNADIREGKRGQYITCTISDATGEMACKIWGVNGQNERVQIAYDAICDGMVYRIDGQASVYNGELQMSINDGIDHIAHGPVDHFLLEPGDFVFSPANCTKNREDILRMAAGIGRQGLRDIVERVFATYDSFFFVPAARGKHHAYRGGLAEHTLEVVRYTESILTGTEGITADRDVAVAGALMHDVGKAVCFAEQGFSYSQLPIYFLRGHISPGISIVEQAAQDVGVGGQDLSHLLHIVQTHHGEHGDPKPQTVEAWTVHMADNTSALLHEVASDIEDTVPGEGRFGPKVKGPVFRYPEPSRMQNGTSSLPDTEKNGSQMRLGV
- a CDS encoding glycosyltransferase; the protein is MTVSEEECTIIIPAYNEANRIGGLLKGFAAYRGPVIVVCDGDDDTAGVVRAFAQKHPSCRMDCREYPERLGKGGGVAAGLIEAETLYVGFMDADGSTTVPEMQRLFATLADTDGAIGSRWIEGACVPVRQSMGRQVQSRLFNIFVRIVFGLPYRDTQCGAKVFRTKVVQTVLPSVLSRGFEFDVELLWQMKKQGYEVREVPIRWKDQPDSRVSSTTGVAMLKGLVQVRLGRPVSVAEISQNEQSVTKTTPK
- a CDS encoding DJ-1/PfpI family protein, which codes for MKLLMVIAHEKFRDEEYLIPAQTFTEAGIAYDVATDVPGSCMGMLGETVEVTQSIQDSDASLYDGIVIVGGAGAAEYLWTDADLRVLVKTMYDDGKVVAAICLAPVVLAYAGILEGRQATVFKTRLSEKAFADKGVIMTDIPVVTDDTIITANGPQAAGAFAEEIISALSCI
- a CDS encoding PaaI family thioesterase; this translates as MSYLEEISMKGRDANPFFRMMGIDIVSYGEGQAILTMDVRPDMMNGDGWLQGGIYTALADEAMALALFTMLTEREITATISESTSFYRGVRDGTILAEGTVIRKGRKVAFTKGVVRQPGEDGTILAESSASFAVIEQQ